The genomic stretch CTGTTGATGTAGTTGAAGGTAAAGGTAATGCTACATTTACTAACTTAACTGCAGGTGAATACTTCATCAATGCCACTTTCACTGAAGATGAAACTTTCTATGCAGACAGTGCAAACACTACTGCTACCGTTAAAGGTGTTGAAGTTCCTGCTGATAAAGCAATCAGTACTAATGTACCAGCAAACACAAAATCACCTACCTTCAGCATCAAATTAGAAAAAGATGCTACAGGTACTTTCACAGTCAATATTGACAATGGTAAGATTGTCAAGACTGCTGAGTTAAAAGATGGTGCTGCAAGCATTACTGTTGCTGATTTGGCTGCCGGTGATCACACAATTAGTGTTTCATACTCAGGTGATGGCAAGTATGCTCCAATCACCCAAAACACTACTTTAAACATCAAAGAACCGGTCAAACCAACTACTAAGGTTACTAAAAAGGCTACCAAGATTGTTGCTAAAAAGAAAACTTTCAAGGCTAAAGTTAAAGTTAAGAAATATACTATAACTTTAAAATCTGGCAAGACACTCCTTAAGAAGGTTAAGGTTACTTTGAAAGTTAAGGGCAAAACCTATAAGGCAACCACCAACAATAAAGGTAAGGCTACCTTTAAGATTAAGAACTTGAAGAAAAAAGGTACCTATAAGGCTGTTATTAAGTTCAAAGGAAACAAGAACTATAAGGCAAGCAGTAAAAAAGTTAAAATTAAAGTTAAAAAATAGATGAATAACTCATCTATTTTCTTTTTTTATTTTTTTATATTAATTTATATTTTATTTCGGGCATTATTTTGTTCTATTTTTTAATTATTTGATTAATAAATTTATTATACTATCTTTTAAGCAAAAGTTGTCTGAACTTGTAAAATTGATTTCATTTGCAAGCGAAATTATTTAAACAATAAGTTATAAATTGTAATTCAGTGAAATATTTTTTTACATGAATGATTGGAGGTGATGGTATGGTTAATGATTTGAAGATTAAAAATTTCGGTCCAATCAAAAGTGCAGATTTTAGCATTGCTCCTTTGACCATCTTTGTCGGACCTAATGCTTCGGGTAAGTCTTATGCTACTCTTTTAATGCATTCGTTGCTAAATCCATTTAATCGGAATATTGATTCTCAACTTAATTCAGTCAAATCTTTGGAGTACTTGCTTGATGGGGATGGCGACCTTTTCAATGAGTTTAATGAGAATTTTATAAATTATTTGGGGTCTGATTTTGATTTTTCTGAAATGTCTTTTGAATTTCCGAGTGATAAATTTAACAGGTTGCTTGAATTAGGTGTCGGTAGATTTTACACAGAATCAGTTGAAAATAAGCTGAAAAGTAATTTTGACAGTTCCCTGGATAATCTTAATAATGTGGTTTTGAATGATTCGTTTAATTTGGAATTTAATGGCATTCATTTTAGAAATGAAAATAATCATTTGGTAGTGGATGGTTTGCTTGATGCAATTGGGGAGATTAAAATTGAAAATGAGAATTTGATATTGGGTGTTTCAAGAAAAAATGGTAATGTTGTGATTACTTTGAATCCTATTGCATTGCATTTGAATACCATTAAAAATGAGTATATTCCTTCAATTATTTATGGAATCATATCGGAGGTTTTAATTTATAATTTGATAAGTAATTCTTATTATATTCCTGCTTCAAGCTATGCAATATCTAATGATTTAAATGATAATTTATCTAAACAGATTAATGGTGATTTCAAGGCATCTAAAATAGATAAGGAATTGATGTCATTGCTTTTGAATAATAAGTCTTCTGGCGAAGGATTTTTTAAAAGTATTGCTGTTAAAATGAGTGTGGAAATTTTTGGTGGCATTCTTGACTTTAAGGATGTTGATGAGGGTATAAAATTCATTGACACTCAAAACAATGTGGAATTTGATTTCAATTCTGTTTCATCATCAATAAAGGAATTGGCTCCTTTTATAAAATATTTGTCTGATTTGTCAAGAGAAAATGATACTGTAATCATTGAAGAGCCAGAAAATCATCTTCATCCAAAAAATCAAAGAATTCTTGTTAAATATTTGGTGGAATTAATCAACCGTGGATTGAATATAATATTGAATACTCATAGTGATTATATTCTGGAGCAGTTTAATAATTTCATCAGACTGGGTGGGGTCGATGAGGATAAATTAAATCAGTTGAATTATTCCACTAAACACGTCCTTGACCATGAAGACATTAGAATATATAACTTTAAAAAGGAATCTGATTATCTGTTTGAAGCGGATTTGGTTGATGTTAATGAAACAGGTTTTGTTGATGAGAATTTCTCTAAAATCACTGATGAATTATATGATGAATCTGTAGACATCATTGATTCAATGAAGAGGTGATTTATTGTGATAAGGAAGTTTCTTCAAAGATACTACTCAAACAAGAGCTGTAAGATTGATAAGATTTTTACAAATAACTGTAAGGAGAATAATTGTAAAATAAGCAATGTTTCTCAGGATAATGTTATTTTGGACGGGGATGAGATTGAAAAATGTTTGACCAAGCATCTGAAAAACTCTGCAGATTGAATTATTATTTCATCCAATGGCAATGAATTGACAATTGTTGTTTGTGAAT from Methanobrevibacter sp. encodes the following:
- a CDS encoding AAA family ATPase; the encoded protein is MVNDLKIKNFGPIKSADFSIAPLTIFVGPNASGKSYATLLMHSLLNPFNRNIDSQLNSVKSLEYLLDGDGDLFNEFNENFINYLGSDFDFSEMSFEFPSDKFNRLLELGVGRFYTESVENKLKSNFDSSLDNLNNVVLNDSFNLEFNGIHFRNENNHLVVDGLLDAIGEIKIENENLILGVSRKNGNVVITLNPIALHLNTIKNEYIPSIIYGIISEVLIYNLISNSYYIPASSYAISNDLNDNLSKQINGDFKASKIDKELMSLLLNNKSSGEGFFKSIAVKMSVEIFGGILDFKDVDEGIKFIDTQNNVEFDFNSVSSSIKELAPFIKYLSDLSRENDTVIIEEPENHLHPKNQRILVKYLVELINRGLNIILNTHSDYILEQFNNFIRLGGVDEDKLNQLNYSTKHVLDHEDIRIYNFKKESDYLFEADLVDVNETGFVDENFSKITDELYDESVDIIDSMKR